Part of the Desulfohalovibrio reitneri genome is shown below.
GCGTAGGACTCCTTGACCGCGACCCGGACATGGCCGCCTGCGCCCGCCGCAACGCCGACCTGCTGGGGCTGGCCGGGCGCACCAGCGTATATGAGTCTGACGTGCGCGAGGTGCGCGGCCACCCTGACCTGGCTCCGGAGTCCTGGTCCCAGGCCATCTGCAACCCCCCGTACCGGCGGCCCGGCAGCGGGCGGGAAGCCGCGCCCGCACGCCAGGGGGCGCGTTTCGCGGAAGAGGGGAGCCTGGACGATTTCTGCCGCGCGGCGGCCTACCTGCTGGCCAACCGCGCCCCGCTGTGCGCGGTATTCCTGGCGGAGCGGCTGGTCGACCTGTTTGCCGCCCTGCGGGCGGCCAGGCTGGAACCCAAGCTGGTCA
Proteins encoded:
- a CDS encoding tRNA1(Val) (adenine(37)-N6)-methyltransferase encodes the protein MAGPEEARAAFPRGLNQPEGGFRFGADALLLASLADPCLATIDLGAGCGAAGLGLALRGAPRVGLLDRDPDMAACARRNADLLGLAGRTSVYESDVREVRGHPDLAPESWSQAICNPPYRRPGSGREAAPARQGARFAEEGSLDDFCRAAAYLLANRAPLCAVFLAERLVDLFAALRAARLEPKLVRPVQGRRGGPVRLVLVRALKNGRPGLELAPQLTLYDAAGAVTAEALDFCPWLAANPRRAGNG